In the genome of Chaetodon auriga isolate fChaAug3 chromosome 15, fChaAug3.hap1, whole genome shotgun sequence, one region contains:
- the hmgb1a gene encoding high mobility group protein B1a, which yields MGRDPAKPRGKMSSYAYFVQTCREEHKKKHPDASVNFAEFSKKCSERWKTMSSKEKGKFEELAKQDKVRYEREMMSYVPAKGGKKKKYKDPNAPKRPPSAFFIFCSEFRPKVKGEAPGLSIGDVAKRLGEMWNGTSSEAKQPYEKKAAKLKEKYEKEVAAYRQKTKGGSAPAAKAPAKVEKKADDDDDDDEDEEEEEDDYDDDDDE from the exons ATGGGGAGAGATCCAGCAAAGCCGAGGGGCAAGATGTCCTCCTATGCATATTTTGTCCAGACCTGCAGGGAGGAGCACAAGAAGAAACACCCCGATGCTTCGGTCAACTTTGCCGAATTCTCCAAGAAGTGCTCTGAGCGATGGAAG ACAATGTCCTCCAAGGAGAAGGGCAAATTTGAGGAACTGGCCAAGCAGGACAAAGTGCGCTATGAGAGGGAGATGATGAGCTATGTTCCAGCCAAGGgaggcaagaagaagaagtacaAGGACCCCAATGCCCCCAAGAGACCCCC ATCTGCCTTCTTCATCTTTTGCTCAGAGTTCCGCCCTAAGGTGAAGGGCGAAGCCCCTGGTTTGTCCATTGGAGATGTTGCCAAGAGGCTGGGTGAGATGTGGAACGGCACCAGCTCAGAGGCCAAGCAGCCCTATGAGAAGAAGGCCGCTAAGCTGAAGGAGAAGTACGAGAAG GAGGTTGCAGCATATCGTCAAAAGACCAAAGGAGGCTCCGCACCAGCAGCAAAGGCCCCGGCCAAGGTAGAGAAGAAGGCagatgacgacgacgatgatgacgaagatgaggaggaggaagaggacgactacgacgatgacgacgacgaGTAG